One genomic segment of Candidatus Nezhaarchaeota archaeon includes these proteins:
- the cimA gene encoding citramalate synthase translates to MWRFSVWVVVKSKFIEVYDTTLRDGAQGMRVNFSLQDKISLTLKLDEFGIPFIEGGWPFSNPKDEEYFKAMKEYPLRQAKIVAFGSTRRKNVKAENDENLNAIIKCDVEYAAIVGKSWTLHVKEVLRAKRHENLDMIYDSISYLRSHGIKVIFDAEHFYDGYKEDPEYAVKVLEVAREAGAERLVLCDTNGGTLTHEFYEITKKMCEKFGDSIGVHCHNDSGLAVANSLMAVVAGAIHVQGTINGIGERCGNADLCQIIPALEIKMGYKVLNSTFNSLKDLKGLSTFVYNLLGMEPNPYQPYTGQYAFAHKAGFHSDGVIKVSRAYEHIDPELVGNERFIAVSEISGRSAIAYKAKKLGLNFDENDAVILKVLKMVKELEASGKIFDEADGSLYLLILKAANKYKPHFEVLSWTVTSRASKAGIKSICSVRLKVKDKIVASVAEGIGPVHAQDLALMKALKLEYPDLEKVSLINYRVSIVGKSMGAASVVRVFIEFKGDGEYWATTGSSANILEASMEALIEGYEYYLHRHEIS, encoded by the coding sequence TTGTGGAGGTTCAGCGTATGGGTGGTCGTCAAATCAAAGTTTATTGAAGTTTACGATACAACACTTAGAGACGGAGCTCAAGGGATGAGAGTAAACTTCTCGCTTCAAGACAAAATAAGCTTAACTTTAAAGCTTGACGAGTTTGGAATCCCCTTCATTGAAGGGGGTTGGCCTTTTTCCAATCCGAAGGATGAAGAGTACTTCAAGGCTATGAAGGAATATCCTTTAAGGCAAGCAAAGATAGTTGCTTTTGGAAGCACAAGGAGGAAGAATGTAAAGGCTGAGAACGACGAGAACCTCAACGCCATAATAAAATGCGACGTTGAGTATGCGGCGATAGTAGGCAAGTCATGGACACTTCACGTTAAAGAAGTCTTGAGAGCCAAGCGTCACGAAAACCTGGATATGATTTACGATTCAATAAGCTACTTGAGGTCTCATGGGATAAAAGTAATTTTCGATGCTGAGCACTTCTACGATGGCTACAAGGAGGACCCAGAGTATGCGGTTAAAGTCCTAGAGGTTGCTAGAGAAGCTGGAGCCGAGAGACTCGTTCTATGCGATACTAATGGAGGAACCTTAACTCATGAGTTCTATGAGATAACTAAGAAAATGTGCGAAAAATTTGGAGATAGCATAGGAGTGCACTGCCACAACGACTCTGGCTTAGCCGTAGCTAACAGCTTAATGGCAGTGGTAGCGGGAGCCATACACGTTCAAGGAACAATTAATGGCATAGGGGAGAGATGTGGAAACGCGGATCTATGTCAGATAATACCTGCTTTGGAAATCAAAATGGGCTACAAGGTCTTAAATTCCACATTCAATAGTCTCAAGGACCTTAAAGGGTTATCAACTTTCGTATATAACTTATTAGGAATGGAGCCCAACCCCTATCAGCCGTATACTGGACAATATGCTTTCGCCCATAAGGCTGGCTTCCACAGCGATGGAGTAATAAAGGTGTCAAGAGCTTATGAACATATAGATCCGGAGCTAGTTGGCAATGAGAGGTTCATAGCTGTATCAGAGATCTCAGGTAGATCTGCTATTGCTTATAAAGCCAAGAAGCTAGGCCTTAACTTCGATGAAAACGATGCTGTCATACTCAAGGTATTGAAGATGGTTAAGGAGCTCGAAGCTTCAGGTAAGATATTCGATGAGGCCGACGGCTCACTTTACCTCTTAATCTTGAAGGCAGCGAACAAGTATAAACCCCACTTCGAGGTGCTATCTTGGACCGTGACTAGTAGAGCAAGCAAAGCAGGTATAAAGTCTATATGCAGTGTGAGGCTCAAAGTCAAAGACAAGATAGTTGCTAGCGTAGCTGAGGGGATAGGACCAGTACATGCACAAGACTTAGCATTAATGAAAGCGTTAAAGCTAGAATACCCAGATCTTGAAAAGGTCAGTCTAATAAACTATAGAGTGTCAATAGTCGGTAAGAGCATGGGGGCAGCCTCTGTTGTCAGGGTGTTCATAGAGTTTAAGGGTGATGGAGAATACTGGGCAACGACAGGATCTTCGGCTAACATACTCGAAGCGAGTATGGAGGCTTTAATTGAAGGATACGAGTACTACCTTCACAGGCACGAAATTTCATGA
- a CDS encoding helix-turn-helix domain-containing protein: MPVEEVMRCLLGLSRDEVRTYFMLLNKSMTVDEIAEALGKSKPTAYRIAVKLTKMGLLVRRAQIMERGGYYYKYEAVEPETVKRGIQEVLNVICKKVLEALSQDFAEVRKRLASQQGKQL; this comes from the coding sequence ATGCCCGTAGAGGAAGTAATGCGATGCCTTTTAGGCTTAAGTAGAGATGAAGTGAGGACTTACTTCATGCTCCTAAACAAATCAATGACAGTTGACGAGATAGCTGAAGCCCTAGGTAAGAGCAAGCCTACTGCTTACAGGATAGCCGTTAAGCTCACTAAGATGGGGTTACTAGTGAGGAGAGCTCAAATAATGGAAAGAGGGGGCTATTACTACAAATATGAGGCTGTCGAACCCGAAACGGTTAAGAGAGGAATTCAAGAGGTATTGAACGTAATATGTAAGAAGGTCTTGGAGGCTTTAAGTCAAGACTTCGCAGAAGTTAGAAAAAGACTTGCTAGTCAACAAGGTAAGCAATTGTGA
- a CDS encoding (Fe-S)-binding protein — translation MSSRVSPLQVYKFLPGLNCKKCGTTCMGFAVKLISRQAKIEDCPPLVKDPKYSDKLVKLKELLAPLLSAAETLVQIDPEKCIGCGNCIVACPENIILDPTSARGCNSKSPNALWTVEDGKIKVLHLEKCRRYPPSKMNCNVCEIVCYSGAIKVVA, via the coding sequence TTGTCAAGCAGGGTATCTCCTCTACAAGTCTACAAGTTTCTGCCAGGACTAAACTGCAAAAAGTGCGGTACGACGTGTATGGGCTTCGCAGTTAAGCTGATAAGTCGACAGGCGAAGATCGAGGACTGCCCTCCACTGGTCAAGGACCCTAAGTACTCTGACAAGCTTGTCAAGCTGAAGGAACTATTAGCTCCATTACTTTCAGCTGCCGAGACGTTGGTTCAAATAGATCCCGAGAAGTGCATTGGATGTGGCAATTGCATTGTGGCTTGTCCTGAAAACATAATTTTAGACCCTACATCAGCTAGAGGATGTAACTCCAAGAGCCCCAATGCTCTGTGGACCGTGGAGGATGGGAAGATAAAGGTCTTACACCTCGAAAAGTGTAGGCGCTATCCACCTTCAAAAATGAATTGCAATGTCTGCGAAATAGTTTGTTATAGTGGAGCAATTAAAGTGGTGGCTTGA
- a CDS encoding hydrogenase iron-sulfur subunit, translated as MTQCGESTSTQRSSEEDRKILLFLCRCGTNIAGTVNVNSVLKHFSDREGIVVKEHEHCCSDDGIKRIKDSIKEERASRLVIACCTPSLHGELFKKVAEEAGLNRGFVEIVNIREQCSWVHYHDPERATNKAINLIEMSLAAAPHALPVKLVKVPVEKSVLIIGGGVAGVTAALLLAEMGVKVYLVEKEGFIGGHMAKWDKVYPTLDCSICILGPQLSRVYNHPNIKVFTLSEVKSVKGLLGNYEVEIVKRARYVDEKLCNGCNKCLEVCPIQLPNEYNYGIGFRSAIVKPSPEAVPPAPYIDLRHCIGCYCCAGVCDPKAINFNDKDEIVKLKVGAIIIAVGFKPFDPRALEEYGYGRIPDVITSAEYERILNSSGPTRGKIIRISDGKVPRSIAFIQCVGSRSDRLGRRYCSRVCCNNAIKQAIQTKLMIPESDIKIFYVDVRATGKLAEEAYRRAMDMGISFVKARVSELKKTKDGKIRIFYEDILSQEFMEEDFDLVVLSVGMEPPEGLRDLASLLGISLSEDGFLAEYHLKLNPADTFSRGIYLAGACSGPKDITETVTQAGLAASRVMELLRKGEVEVEIHAPTIDKSKCLMCLNCVRACLFGALKVSEKSVVVDEMACRGCGACAAACPSGAISSPSFLSDCQILAMLKALLSRKSEYPLIIAFTCTWCGYAAADNAGLNKMVYPTNVRIIKVPCAVRVSPSHVLEAFKLGADGVMILGCYEQDCHYRFGRIKANERIEVLKELLKEIGVNPERLMIDGVAASEGKKIVELVSSFVEKIARLGPIGSEFEV; from the coding sequence TTGACACAATGTGGTGAAAGTACATCAACACAAAGGAGCTCAGAAGAGGATAGGAAGATACTATTGTTTTTATGCAGATGCGGTACTAACATTGCCGGAACTGTGAACGTGAATAGCGTTCTCAAGCACTTTTCTGATAGAGAAGGGATTGTTGTTAAAGAGCATGAACACTGTTGCAGTGATGATGGTATTAAGAGGATAAAGGACTCTATAAAGGAGGAAAGAGCGTCAAGATTGGTGATAGCGTGTTGCACTCCATCACTTCACGGAGAGCTCTTCAAGAAGGTCGCTGAAGAAGCGGGCTTAAATCGGGGTTTCGTGGAGATAGTTAACATACGAGAGCAGTGTTCGTGGGTCCACTATCACGATCCTGAGAGAGCGACGAACAAGGCAATAAACCTCATAGAAATGTCCTTGGCCGCCGCTCCTCACGCACTACCGGTTAAGCTAGTTAAGGTACCAGTTGAAAAGTCTGTCCTGATAATAGGTGGGGGCGTTGCCGGAGTAACTGCAGCCCTCCTATTAGCAGAAATGGGGGTTAAGGTATACTTAGTGGAGAAGGAGGGCTTCATTGGAGGTCATATGGCTAAGTGGGATAAGGTGTATCCAACACTAGACTGTAGCATATGCATTTTAGGTCCACAGCTCTCGAGAGTGTACAATCACCCGAACATAAAGGTCTTCACGCTCAGTGAGGTTAAGTCAGTAAAAGGTCTTCTAGGCAATTACGAGGTTGAGATAGTAAAGAGGGCTAGGTATGTAGATGAAAAGCTATGCAATGGATGTAATAAGTGTCTCGAAGTATGTCCCATACAACTTCCAAACGAGTACAACTATGGCATTGGTTTCAGGTCCGCGATAGTCAAGCCATCACCAGAAGCCGTTCCACCCGCACCCTACATAGATTTAAGACATTGTATTGGTTGTTACTGTTGCGCTGGCGTTTGCGACCCCAAGGCAATAAACTTCAATGATAAGGATGAAATCGTTAAGCTCAAGGTCGGGGCAATAATCATTGCTGTCGGCTTTAAACCCTTCGATCCTCGAGCACTTGAAGAGTATGGTTACGGGAGGATACCGGACGTGATTACCAGCGCCGAGTACGAAAGGATCTTGAATAGCTCAGGGCCAACTAGAGGGAAGATAATCAGGATATCGGATGGGAAAGTGCCGAGGAGCATTGCTTTCATACAGTGTGTTGGCAGTAGAAGCGACAGACTAGGTCGTAGATATTGCAGTAGGGTCTGCTGTAACAATGCCATAAAGCAGGCAATTCAAACTAAGTTAATGATCCCGGAGAGCGATATCAAAATCTTCTATGTGGATGTAAGGGCAACTGGAAAGCTGGCTGAGGAAGCCTATAGGCGGGCAATGGACATGGGGATTAGTTTTGTTAAAGCTAGAGTAAGCGAATTGAAGAAGACCAAGGATGGAAAGATAAGGATATTCTATGAAGATATCTTGAGCCAAGAGTTTATGGAAGAGGACTTCGATTTAGTTGTCTTAAGCGTCGGGATGGAACCTCCTGAAGGTCTTAGAGATTTAGCTTCGCTTCTTGGCATTTCTCTAAGTGAAGATGGCTTCTTAGCTGAGTATCATCTTAAACTTAATCCAGCTGACACCTTTAGTAGAGGGATATACTTAGCTGGTGCCTGCTCTGGTCCTAAAGACATAACTGAGACCGTAACTCAGGCCGGACTGGCTGCTTCAAGGGTTATGGAGCTCTTAAGGAAAGGAGAAGTGGAAGTGGAAATCCATGCACCGACAATTGACAAGTCTAAATGCTTGATGTGTTTAAATTGTGTTAGAGCATGTCTCTTTGGGGCATTGAAAGTAAGCGAAAAGAGTGTAGTTGTTGACGAGATGGCTTGTAGAGGATGTGGAGCATGCGCAGCTGCCTGCCCATCAGGAGCAATATCCTCTCCAAGCTTCTTGAGCGACTGCCAAATATTAGCCATGCTAAAAGCGCTGCTTTCAAGGAAGAGCGAGTACCCCTTAATAATTGCCTTCACGTGCACGTGGTGCGGATATGCTGCAGCTGATAATGCTGGATTAAATAAGATGGTTTACCCAACGAACGTCAGGATCATAAAGGTCCCTTGTGCTGTTAGGGTGTCTCCAAGTCATGTGTTAGAGGCCTTTAAGCTTGGAGCTGATGGAGTGATGATATTGGGCTGCTACGAGCAAGATTGTCATTACAGGTTTGGAAGAATTAAGGCTAATGAAAGAATCGAAGTCCTCAAGGAGCTCCTAAAGGAGATCGGAGTAAATCCGGAGAGACTTATGATTGATGGTGTTGCTGCATCTGAAGGTAAGAAGATAGTTGAACTTGTAAGCTCCTTCGTCGAGAAGATAGCTAGACTTGGACCAATAGGTTCGGAGTTTGAGGTGTAA
- a CDS encoding 4Fe-4S binding protein has protein sequence MQTLKPTLEVEVVEDKAISYKWKGPVLEKKLVYNLDKCFGCGLCEIVCPVKAISMGPIKEIASGRIRAPYIIIDETKCIVCPLCSSICPSGALNLELRSDFEYPRVKGCIVVDKKKCIPCLLCEKVCPRKAIKANVSVKKKRELVKYLEEGNAWGRGRISIDVDKCCFCGLCELLCDAIKIERITPQPPNFKPGISIRVDEEKCDYCGLCERICPVKAIEVECTESAPREVKEPVVEGSIRVNEDCVWCGLCSSLCPVKAIEVEKTFEGDVYMIEPNDCDPSGCKNCINICPVKIVYVAKPPSKEKMLFAKDYCIFCGSCEKSCPVDAIRVIRRSMRIESSKSPWIDMSFEQFRKVLYGYKHPKLSIYHRVVKLEETPIALPQPLTTPPTPKGFSKVVEGVERIERLLSSALGRILFERHEVKRLLSNLRGEQSG, from the coding sequence TTGCAGACGCTAAAACCAACGCTTGAAGTTGAGGTAGTGGAGGATAAAGCTATAAGTTATAAGTGGAAGGGGCCTGTCTTAGAGAAGAAGCTCGTGTACAACCTTGATAAGTGCTTTGGCTGCGGCTTATGCGAGATTGTGTGTCCAGTGAAAGCAATATCCATGGGGCCAATTAAGGAGATAGCCTCTGGTAGGATCAGAGCACCCTACATAATAATCGATGAGACGAAGTGCATAGTTTGCCCGCTTTGCTCGTCGATATGCCCTTCAGGAGCTCTGAATCTTGAGCTACGATCAGACTTCGAGTATCCGAGAGTTAAAGGCTGCATAGTGGTGGACAAGAAAAAATGTATCCCGTGCCTGCTATGCGAGAAAGTATGTCCTAGAAAGGCCATTAAAGCTAATGTCTCAGTTAAGAAGAAGAGAGAGCTTGTTAAATACCTTGAAGAAGGTAATGCTTGGGGTAGAGGAAGGATAAGCATAGACGTTGATAAGTGCTGTTTTTGCGGTTTATGTGAGCTTTTATGCGATGCAATAAAGATTGAGCGGATCACTCCTCAACCACCAAACTTTAAGCCTGGAATATCAATAAGGGTTGATGAAGAGAAGTGTGATTACTGCGGTTTATGCGAGAGGATATGCCCAGTAAAGGCGATTGAGGTTGAGTGCACAGAATCTGCTCCTAGGGAGGTCAAGGAGCCAGTCGTTGAGGGATCGATTAGAGTAAACGAAGACTGTGTTTGGTGTGGACTTTGCAGTAGCCTTTGTCCAGTAAAGGCGATTGAGGTCGAAAAAACATTTGAAGGAGATGTCTACATGATAGAACCGAATGATTGTGATCCTTCTGGATGTAAGAATTGCATCAACATATGTCCTGTGAAAATAGTTTACGTGGCTAAACCACCATCAAAGGAAAAGATGCTCTTTGCAAAAGACTATTGCATATTTTGTGGTTCGTGCGAGAAATCATGTCCAGTTGATGCCATTAGAGTGATTAGGAGGAGCATGAGGATTGAAAGTTCAAAATCCCCTTGGATAGACATGAGCTTCGAGCAGTTTAGAAAGGTGCTATACGGCTATAAACATCCGAAGCTAAGCATTTACCACAGGGTTGTGAAGTTAGAAGAGACACCTATAGCACTTCCACAACCTCTAACCACACCACCAACACCCAAAGGTTTTAGCAAAGTCGTTGAGGGAGTTGAGAGGATTGAGAGGTTACTATCAAGCGCATTGGGGAGAATCCTCTTTGAGCGTCACGAGGTCAAGAGACTGCTATCTAACTTAAGAGGTGAACAGAGTGGTTAA
- a CDS encoding molybdopterin dinucleotide binding domain-containing protein — protein sequence MIESFHDFEKAKRLGSLSDEYCRESAIIYLSQEDSSVLGVSDGDIVEVSSKHGLVKVRARVRSDIRRGLAFMPPSPYSMALVGPDEYLSIIKVTVSKSSGEPTSLTTLFTS from the coding sequence TTGATTGAAAGCTTCCACGATTTCGAGAAGGCAAAGCGTCTAGGCTCTTTAAGCGATGAGTATTGCAGAGAATCAGCAATTATATACTTGAGCCAAGAGGACTCTTCGGTTCTTGGAGTATCAGATGGCGATATCGTGGAAGTATCCTCTAAGCACGGTCTAGTGAAGGTTAGAGCAAGAGTTAGGAGCGACATTAGGAGGGGCTTGGCCTTTATGCCTCCCTCGCCATACTCCATGGCCCTCGTGGGACCTGATGAGTACCTTTCCATAATTAAAGTAACGGTTTCTAAGTCTAGCGGAGAGCCCACAAGCTTAACCACTCTGTTCACCTCTTAA
- a CDS encoding 4Fe-4S dicluster domain-containing protein, producing MNTFSFDVNKCIQCGSCASACPVSRATRRFNPRLIVLAFKRKAVLRSEDVWLCLNCHVCEARCPNAVKVSQMILEERRKVLESHGEDRVFEFYSTWIRALLDSGVIAFATNTKVEDFKAESGLNIPTLTENVKLELRDFLRSISLEARIKEVMSFER from the coding sequence ATAAATACGTTTTCTTTCGATGTTAATAAGTGCATTCAGTGTGGAAGCTGTGCTTCAGCCTGTCCGGTATCTAGAGCTACCAGGAGGTTTAACCCTCGATTAATAGTGCTAGCTTTCAAGAGAAAAGCAGTGCTTAGGAGTGAGGACGTGTGGTTGTGCTTAAACTGCCATGTGTGTGAGGCTCGATGTCCCAACGCAGTTAAGGTCTCACAAATGATCCTCGAAGAGAGGAGGAAGGTCTTGGAATCTCATGGCGAGGATAGGGTTTTCGAGTTTTACTCGACTTGGATTAGGGCTCTACTTGATAGCGGCGTCATAGCTTTTGCTACTAACACTAAGGTAGAGGATTTCAAAGCTGAGAGTGGGCTCAACATCCCAACACTCACAGAGAATGTAAAGCTCGAGCTTCGCGACTTCCTAAGGAGTATAAGTTTGGAGGCGAGGATAAAGGAAGTGATGAGTTTTGAAAGGTAA
- a CDS encoding heterodisulfide reductase-related iron-sulfur binding cluster: protein MKGKGGVVLYPGCVSLNKYPGIVRSTIEVLKFLGVEFRFPTNMLCCSRPLERIGILEERQTSALVYFNLTRLMDNPSNVIVVCNGCYLSFRRALDVNELRSSYGVEAECSHIAEVIWRNRHELASQAKVKLDKLRVAVHVGCHYLYYPHGDIIKGEDGEDVLEDIALAFNVEVVDYGERRTCCGGTMVKWFRNVTFAIAREKLRSIMESEANVILTMCPYCMRTFNRTQQRLKSLREIERIIPVIHVSQFVALALGFDPVKIVGLHLQMPSQELERLCQALTS, encoded by the coding sequence TTGAAAGGTAAGGGAGGGGTTGTACTCTATCCAGGATGTGTCTCTCTAAATAAATATCCTGGAATCGTGAGATCGACCATCGAGGTATTGAAGTTTCTAGGAGTAGAGTTTAGATTCCCCACGAACATGCTCTGCTGTTCGCGCCCACTTGAAAGAATTGGAATCTTAGAGGAAAGGCAAACCAGCGCTCTTGTGTACTTCAATCTAACTAGGCTTATGGATAATCCAAGCAACGTCATCGTGGTGTGCAATGGATGCTATCTATCTTTTCGTAGAGCCCTAGACGTTAATGAGCTTAGAAGCAGTTATGGGGTTGAAGCTGAGTGCTCTCACATAGCTGAGGTTATATGGCGCAATAGGCATGAGCTTGCCAGTCAAGCTAAGGTTAAGCTCGACAAGCTAAGAGTTGCTGTTCATGTCGGCTGTCACTACCTCTATTACCCGCATGGCGATATAATCAAGGGCGAAGATGGGGAAGATGTCTTAGAGGACATAGCCCTGGCCTTCAACGTCGAAGTGGTGGATTATGGAGAGAGACGGACTTGTTGCGGAGGGACCATGGTCAAGTGGTTTAGGAACGTCACATTTGCGATAGCTCGAGAGAAGCTGAGAAGCATCATGGAGAGCGAAGCTAACGTAATCTTAACTATGTGCCCCTACTGCATGAGAACTTTTAACAGAACTCAACAAAGGCTTAAGAGCCTTAGGGAAATCGAAAGGATCATACCTGTAATCCACGTGTCTCAATTTGTCGCACTAGCCTTGGGTTTTGACCCAGTAAAGATCGTAGGGCTACATTTACAGATGCCAAGCCAAGAGCTTGAGAGACTCTGTCAAGCTTTAACCTCTTAA
- a CDS encoding SPOUT family RNA methylase, with protein sequence MVKTLLGMEKLAAARIKELCPEAKLQVSPQGFMGLILVESLNEDELLDRINKEVVEVERAMKSVAECRAELREIASTAAEAVKGLIEPDETFAVRTTRRGKHNFTSVDVNVATGALIKEATGAMVNLDRPDKVVAIEIVGDRAYIAVYRGSEEYKKLTPHKRPILKVLRRFSIVQLPYLGGEEASKTMGVRIGRAIQTFEVGELVIAIMGSVDAKQLRDFIDGVYEGIKTRYEVQRRVYGREVYKVPVLVQDLFQLVRERSNEVIIVFEPEGDYIGSISDKLKSLLMSGKRVNILVGSREGIPKGVFRFASAVVDLCPGVTIATDFAASSAIIALASLLQSEVEGQADKGELRG encoded by the coding sequence GTGGTCAAGACGTTGTTGGGCATGGAGAAGCTAGCTGCAGCTAGGATCAAGGAGCTATGCCCTGAAGCTAAGCTTCAAGTATCCCCCCAGGGCTTCATGGGGCTAATACTCGTCGAATCGTTAAACGAGGATGAGCTTTTGGACAGGATAAACAAGGAGGTTGTAGAAGTCGAGAGGGCGATGAAGTCCGTGGCTGAGTGTAGAGCTGAGCTTAGGGAAATAGCGTCAACAGCGGCTGAGGCGGTTAAGGGATTAATAGAGCCGGATGAGACGTTTGCCGTTAGGACTACGAGACGCGGAAAGCATAACTTTACGAGCGTCGATGTCAACGTAGCTACTGGAGCACTCATAAAGGAAGCAACCGGCGCCATGGTTAACTTAGATAGGCCGGACAAGGTCGTAGCCATAGAGATAGTGGGCGATAGAGCATACATAGCTGTGTACCGTGGAAGCGAGGAGTACAAGAAGTTAACACCTCATAAGAGACCTATACTCAAAGTCCTTAGGAGGTTCTCAATAGTTCAGTTACCATATCTTGGAGGTGAAGAGGCATCTAAGACTATGGGCGTGAGGATTGGTCGAGCAATACAGACGTTTGAAGTTGGTGAATTGGTCATAGCGATCATGGGTTCAGTGGACGCAAAACAACTTAGAGACTTCATAGATGGAGTCTACGAGGGAATAAAGACGAGGTACGAGGTGCAACGTAGGGTTTACGGCAGGGAGGTTTACAAGGTCCCAGTCTTGGTTCAAGACCTCTTCCAGTTAGTGAGGGAAAGGTCTAATGAAGTGATAATAGTCTTTGAGCCTGAGGGAGACTATATAGGCTCAATAAGTGATAAGCTCAAATCGCTTCTGATGAGCGGTAAGAGGGTTAACATCTTAGTGGGTTCAAGAGAGGGGATACCTAAGGGCGTCTTTAGGTTTGCCTCAGCGGTTGTTGACTTATGTCCTGGGGTCACGATAGCGACGGATTTCGCTGCTTCAAGTGCTATAATTGCCTTGGCATCGCTACTTCAATCAGAAGTTGAAGGGCAGGCAGATAAAGGTGAGTTAAGAGGTTAA
- the amrS gene encoding AmmeMemoRadiSam system radical SAM enzyme: protein MKEAMLYSQLSNGGVECNLCHRRCRIPKGSVGFCGVRKNVDGVLYSLVYGKAIAANVDPIEKKPLFHYYPGSAVMSIATVGCNFRCKFCDNWTISQSREIEGLDLPPERIVSLSLKYGCHGVSYTYTEPTIFFEYAYDTAKLARERGLFNTFVTNGYMTPEAVRAISQYLNAATVDFKGSGDPKFYREVMAVPDPEPIFETLKEMKRVGIFVEITNLIVTKYGDDLEKFRELASRIIEVLGKDTPFHVLRFHPDYQLYEVPSTPISTLEKAAEIAIDVGLKYVYIGNVPGHKLEHTYCPNCKEILIERFSFDILRWNLKADNTCPKCGEKINVIGTLQKGGSKWLSLI, encoded by the coding sequence TTGAAAGAGGCTATGTTGTACTCCCAGCTATCTAATGGTGGTGTTGAATGTAATTTATGTCATAGGAGATGTCGAATACCGAAAGGATCTGTAGGCTTTTGTGGTGTTAGAAAGAACGTTGACGGCGTGCTCTACAGTCTAGTTTATGGCAAGGCAATAGCTGCTAACGTTGATCCAATAGAGAAGAAGCCTCTCTTCCACTATTATCCTGGATCGGCAGTTATGAGCATAGCGACCGTAGGATGCAACTTCAGATGTAAGTTTTGCGACAATTGGACCATAAGCCAAAGTAGAGAGATAGAGGGGCTGGACTTACCACCTGAAAGAATCGTTTCATTATCCTTGAAGTATGGCTGCCATGGGGTAAGCTACACCTACACGGAGCCCACGATATTCTTCGAGTACGCTTACGACACCGCTAAGCTAGCACGAGAGAGGGGGCTCTTCAACACATTCGTCACCAATGGTTACATGACTCCAGAAGCCGTTAGAGCAATAAGCCAGTACCTCAATGCAGCTACTGTCGACTTCAAAGGTTCTGGCGATCCTAAGTTCTATAGAGAGGTCATGGCCGTCCCAGACCCTGAGCCCATATTCGAGACCCTCAAAGAAATGAAGAGAGTGGGAATCTTCGTTGAGATCACTAACTTAATAGTCACTAAGTATGGAGATGACTTAGAGAAATTTAGAGAATTAGCGTCGAGGATAATTGAGGTTCTAGGCAAAGACACCCCCTTCCACGTATTGAGGTTCCATCCAGACTATCAGCTCTACGAAGTACCTTCAACCCCCATATCGACTTTAGAGAAGGCAGCTGAGATAGCCATAGATGTTGGGTTGAAGTACGTTTACATAGGAAACGTCCCGGGGCACAAGCTTGAGCATACTTATTGCCCGAATTGCAAAGAGATTTTAATAGAGCGCTTCTCCTTCGACATATTGAGGTGGAACCTTAAGGCTGACAATACGTGTCCTAAGTGTGGAGAGAAGATAAACGTAATTGGAACCCTCCAAAAGGGAGGAAGCAAGTGGCTCTCACTGATATGA